In Leptospira langatensis, a single window of DNA contains:
- a CDS encoding class II glutamine amidotransferase has translation MCELLGMSANVPTDICFSFTGLVQRGGKTGPHKDGWGIVFYEGKGCRIFHDPKPSVDSHLAELVRTYPIKSNIIISHIRKANRGKVDLMNTHPFVRELWGQYWTFAHNGQLKGIKKEVLKDFFPVGTTDSEHGFCWLLSQLKKKFKERPKNETLLAKEIRKLLSKLGSMGVSNLLVSDSKYLYAYCSTKLVYITRHSPFGEAQLIDADLSIDFRKHTGPKDVVTVLATAPLTQNEAWTSLQPGEFQVWREGNLVKI, from the coding sequence ATGTGCGAGCTCTTAGGAATGAGCGCGAATGTTCCCACAGATATATGCTTTAGCTTCACTGGCCTGGTGCAGAGAGGTGGAAAGACCGGCCCTCATAAGGACGGATGGGGGATCGTATTTTATGAGGGCAAGGGTTGTCGCATATTTCACGATCCGAAGCCGAGTGTGGATTCCCATCTGGCGGAATTAGTCCGCACTTATCCGATCAAAAGCAATATTATCATTTCCCATATCCGCAAGGCAAACAGAGGAAAGGTGGATCTGATGAACACCCATCCTTTCGTTCGGGAACTTTGGGGCCAGTATTGGACCTTTGCCCATAACGGTCAGTTGAAGGGGATCAAGAAGGAAGTTCTAAAGGATTTCTTTCCTGTGGGAACTACAGATAGCGAGCACGGGTTCTGCTGGCTTCTTTCCCAACTCAAAAAGAAATTCAAGGAAAGGCCTAAGAACGAGACCTTGCTTGCGAAAGAGATCCGCAAGCTCTTAAGTAAGTTAGGAAGTATGGGAGTCTCCAATCTTCTGGTCTCCGATTCCAAATATCTATATGCCTATTGCTCTACCAAATTGGTTTATATTACGAGACATTCTCCTTTTGGAGAAGCACAGCTCATAGACGCGGATCTGAGCATAGATTTCAGAAAGCATACAGGTCCGAAAGATGTGGTTACCGTTCTCGCAACCGCTCCCCTTACCCAGAACGAAGCATGGACCTCTTTGCAGCCGGGAGAATTCCAGGTTTGGAGGGAAGGAAATCTAGTTAAAATATAA
- a CDS encoding DUF5329 domain-containing protein yields the protein MKKTVSSVFCILVLSTASFLFAVEPDTEIRSLVASLDSCKGCVFIRNGSEHKLDEAKAHLLRKYDSAKSQIKTTEDFIRGIASKSSITGTPYKIRMADGKEIESEKWLFEKLNELRNPNASKQTPKKSK from the coding sequence ATGAAAAAAACCGTTTCTTCAGTATTCTGCATCCTAGTCCTCAGTACGGCGTCCTTTCTTTTTGCAGTAGAACCGGATACGGAGATCCGCTCCTTGGTCGCAAGCCTCGACTCCTGCAAAGGATGCGTATTTATCCGAAACGGTTCCGAACATAAACTTGACGAGGCAAAAGCACACCTACTTCGCAAATACGATTCTGCTAAGAGTCAGATCAAAACTACGGAAGATTTCATCAGGGGGATCGCAAGTAAATCCTCTATCACAGGAACACCTTACAAGATCAGAATGGCGGATGGGAAAGAGATCGAATCGGAGAAATGGCTCTTTGAAAAATTAAACGAGCTTCGCAATCCGAACGCGAGTAAACAAACTCCGAAGAAATCCAAGTAA